A region from the Synergistaceae bacterium genome encodes:
- a CDS encoding transposase, translating to MWCPKYRRKMPVGDAEIRLKELLYEKADEIDVQIAKLEIMPNHVHAFVKTRPILRLLSWEHVKKMGCVRVWGRECDLIKCA from the coding sequence ATCTGGTGTCCAAAATATCGGCGCAAGATGCCTGTTGGTGATGCAGAAATACGACTCAAAGAACTTTTATACGAGAAAGCTGATGAAATCGATGTTCAGATTGCGAAGCTTGAGATCATGCCGAATCACGTTCACGCCTTTGTCAAAACGCGGCCAATCCTACGACTTTTGTCGTGGGAGCATGTCAAGAAGATGGGTTGTGTTCGCGTGTGGGGACGGGAATGCGACTTGATAAAATGCGCTTGA
- a CDS encoding alpha/beta hydrolase has product MGACQEDGLCSRVGTGMRLDKMRLNKMHLNKMHLNGIDVNYYDKGSGDAVLFLHGWGSDFSVLLPFLDRLAAERRVCAPNLPGFGGSGEPPVPWGVDDYADFAIAFLKKLGIEAADLIGHSHGGRIIIKLTSRSPLPFRVSKALLVGSAGIRPQKTAKRQLRLVLYKTVKSFLSLPFLKKTFPGLLESWWRKNASSDYRNASPRMRECFVKIVNEDLTPFLSSIACPTLLIWGENDRETPIDNGKLMERLIPDAGLVELKNAGHYPFLDQPFVFGKVLDSFFKLKGGTP; this is encoded by the coding sequence GTGGGAGCATGTCAAGAAGATGGGTTGTGTTCGCGTGTGGGGACGGGAATGCGACTTGATAAAATGCGCTTGAATAAAATGCACTTGAATAAAATGCACTTAAATGGAATCGACGTCAACTACTACGACAAAGGTTCGGGGGACGCGGTTTTGTTTTTACACGGCTGGGGGTCCGATTTTTCGGTGCTCCTGCCTTTTTTGGATCGCCTGGCGGCTGAGCGGAGAGTTTGCGCGCCCAATTTGCCCGGCTTCGGAGGAAGCGGGGAACCACCCGTTCCCTGGGGAGTGGATGATTACGCAGACTTCGCCATCGCCTTTTTGAAAAAACTGGGAATCGAGGCCGCGGACTTGATTGGACATTCCCACGGAGGAAGGATCATCATCAAGCTGACAAGCCGGAGCCCTCTTCCCTTTCGTGTCTCGAAGGCGCTGCTGGTGGGCAGCGCAGGCATCAGACCCCAAAAGACAGCGAAGCGACAGCTCCGCCTGGTTCTCTATAAAACCGTCAAAAGCTTTTTATCGCTACCTTTTTTGAAAAAGACATTCCCCGGCCTTCTCGAAAGCTGGTGGCGCAAAAACGCCTCGTCCGACTATCGCAACGCGTCCCCTCGGATGCGCGAGTGTTTCGTGAAGATCGTGAACGAGGACCTGACTCCCTTTCTCTCCTCCATCGCCTGCCCTACCCTTCTGATCTGGGGGGAGAATGACCGAGAAACACCCATCGACAACGGAAAACTTATGGAGCGCCTCATCCCTGACGCCGGCCTGGTCGAGTTGAAAAACGCCGGCCATTATCCTTTTCTGGATCAACCTTTCGTGTTTGGCAAGGTGCTCGATTCTTTTTTCAAGCTAAAAGGTGGAACACCATGA